Below is a window of Reichenbachiella ulvae DNA.
ATTCGCTGATTTCTATCATGATTTCTGATGCTTTATCATAGTCTTGATACTTGATGGCATTAGAAATCAAGTTGGATAAAATCATACTAATTCGTCTTTTGTCAGTTTTGAATGGATGATTTAATTCTATTTTGTTTTTGAATTTGAGTCGTTGATAGCCACCGATGTGACTCAGGTTATTTATAGTTTCTTGTATGATGGTATCGAAATGGATCAATTGATATTGAATTTCTAGTCTTGAGTTTCTAGAGTAATCCAATATGTCCATGATAAATTTATCGAGTCGATCTACACTAGTTGTTATTAATTCTAGGTATTTCATCAAAGGAGGGGAAGGCTTTTCTGTAATGGATATATTGACTAACCCTTTGATGGAAAGTAGAGGTGCGCGTAAATCGTGGGAAACACTATAGA
It encodes the following:
- a CDS encoding sensor histidine kinase, producing the protein MEKKAQNLLVQQIDELKKVNFELDRFVYSVSHDLRAPLLSIKGLVNISITEKPSPPLMKYLELITTSVDRLDKFIMDILDYSRNSRLEIQYQLIHFDTIIQETINNLSHIGGYQRLKFKNKIELNHPFKTDKRRISMILSNLISNAIKYQDYDKASEIMIEISESAAGLRIEVADNGIGIEPDQQCKIFDMFYRASDRSKGAGLGLYIIKEAVEKMNGSIELNSMLGKFTRFTITLPFIKTNNHLHKKIEA